From Methanomicrobiales archaeon HGW-Methanomicrobiales-1, a single genomic window includes:
- a CDS encoding SAM-dependent methyltransferase, with amino-acid sequence MRVRAVPREKVQSIQGEDWIDRSRSPYAEGDTIWVPVKDDAASDREIPEKQRYCGRGFFMIGEIAVIHGERPTHPEVEEIVGFRHPQGVLWIESLNEVTRTPSTEVLWGEVGDVRHKENGYSFFLDPRKVMFSQGNRPEKLRMAALVQKSNQRERVADMFAGIGYFTLPVAGSGALVHAMEINPVAFDYLKRNVIANELSDLVTASVGDCRDLLSGTYTRIIMGHFDAITMLPSALQYAEAGSTIHVHSIGSVEEQIRTHCESAGFSPTICVHKVKKYRPHAWHVVQDVTLA; translated from the coding sequence ATGCGCGTCAGAGCGGTGCCAAGGGAAAAGGTACAATCGATCCAGGGTGAGGACTGGATCGACCGGAGCCGGAGTCCCTACGCTGAGGGCGATACAATCTGGGTGCCGGTCAAAGACGATGCCGCATCCGACCGGGAGATTCCAGAAAAACAACGATATTGCGGAAGAGGATTTTTCATGATCGGTGAAATTGCCGTGATTCATGGAGAGAGACCCACTCATCCGGAGGTTGAAGAGATCGTTGGGTTCCGCCACCCACAAGGCGTACTCTGGATCGAATCGCTCAATGAGGTGACCCGAACACCATCTACTGAAGTGCTCTGGGGAGAGGTCGGAGATGTCCGGCACAAGGAGAACGGGTATAGCTTTTTTTTAGATCCCCGCAAAGTGATGTTTTCGCAGGGAAACCGACCCGAAAAACTGCGCATGGCAGCACTGGTGCAGAAGAGCAACCAGCGTGAACGGGTGGCTGACATGTTCGCAGGCATCGGTTATTTCACCCTACCTGTTGCAGGGAGCGGGGCACTCGTCCATGCAATGGAGATCAATCCGGTGGCATTCGATTACTTAAAACGGAATGTCATCGCAAACGAGTTATCCGATCTTGTGACGGCATCCGTTGGCGATTGCCGGGATCTCCTCTCGGGAACCTATACGCGTATCATCATGGGACATTTCGATGCAATTACTATGCTGCCATCTGCCTTGCAGTATGCTGAAGCAGGAAGCACCATCCATGTCCACAGTATCGGAAGCGTGGAAGAGCAGATCCGAACACATTGTGAGAGCGCAGGTTTTTCTCCCACCATATGTGTACATAAAGTGAAGAAATACCGGCCGCATGCCTGGCATGTGGTGCAGGACGTGACCCTCGCATGA
- a CDS encoding NMD protein affecting ribosome stability and mRNA decay, whose product MSIQDRFCPKCGKPTENDGLCSDCLVGSTKWFTCDPRALSTHCPSCGAIKVGNTWTDSSKERSDLAPDLAKSAVHLHPDVKNATIDVSIVDISQNRSRASLVIKGQLYKKFVEDSCKVELVWHKEQCDRCNRISGSYYEGVVQVRADGRIPSTYEMQMTMSIAQQVEDNLQSGGERLSFISDMNEIHDGIDIILGSQHIGVLICKALIAQLGGRYTTHPKLVGEKNGRQLFRITYSMRFPRFQKYDVILSKGKYAEVERVESNHIRVMDLAEGNFHAIKDDDVERLIGNSRDSRQALVVFSDKDVIGILDPATNHTREFKKLAWMCARPGDHLNILYDGEQIVVVR is encoded by the coding sequence ATGAGTATTCAGGATCGATTCTGCCCGAAATGTGGCAAGCCAACGGAAAATGACGGGCTTTGCAGTGACTGCCTGGTGGGAAGCACCAAATGGTTTACCTGCGACCCGCGTGCCTTGAGCACGCACTGCCCGAGCTGCGGTGCTATCAAAGTAGGAAACACCTGGACGGATTCTTCCAAGGAGCGGTCTGATCTTGCACCGGACCTGGCGAAATCTGCCGTGCACCTGCACCCGGATGTAAAAAATGCAACCATTGATGTTTCGATTGTCGATATCAGCCAGAACCGGTCGCGGGCATCTCTTGTAATCAAGGGACAGTTATACAAGAAATTTGTAGAAGACTCCTGCAAGGTCGAACTCGTCTGGCATAAAGAGCAGTGTGACCGGTGCAACCGGATCAGCGGCAGTTACTATGAAGGAGTCGTTCAGGTACGCGCGGACGGCAGGATTCCCAGCACGTACGAGATGCAGATGACCATGAGCATCGCCCAGCAGGTGGAAGATAATCTCCAGTCTGGCGGTGAACGACTTTCCTTCATATCGGATATGAACGAAATTCACGACGGCATTGACATCATCCTTGGATCCCAGCATATCGGCGTCCTGATCTGCAAGGCACTTATCGCCCAGTTAGGAGGAAGATACACCACCCATCCAAAACTGGTCGGGGAAAAGAACGGGCGCCAGCTCTTCCGGATCACCTACTCCATGCGGTTTCCCCGGTTCCAGAAATACGATGTAATACTGTCCAAAGGCAAGTATGCCGAGGTGGAGCGCGTGGAATCCAATCATATCCGGGTGATGGACCTTGCCGAGGGTAATTTCCATGCAATAAAAGACGATGATGTGGAGCGTCTCATAGGCAATTCCCGGGATTCCCGACAGGCACTCGTGGTCTTTTCCGATAAGGACGTGATCGGGATTCTCGATCCGGCCACAAACCATACCCGTGAATTCAAGAAACTCGCGTGGATGTGTGCCCGACCGGGGGACCATCTCAATATTCTCTACGATGGGGAGCAGATCGTAGTCGTCAGGTAA
- a CDS encoding DUF424 domain-containing protein, protein MFIKIHHSPGVADVVAVCDRELLNTSISDDKLTVRVHDSFYGTTQVSQEEVRSALEKAGNINLMGERAVSVAISLGLITRSECIMIGNVPHAQIYKV, encoded by the coding sequence ATGTTTATAAAAATTCATCATTCGCCGGGAGTGGCGGATGTGGTTGCGGTCTGCGACCGTGAGCTTCTCAACACGAGTATCAGCGATGATAAGCTCACCGTGAGAGTCCATGATTCATTCTATGGCACGACTCAGGTTAGCCAGGAAGAAGTGCGATCTGCACTGGAAAAAGCGGGAAATATCAATCTTATGGGTGAGCGTGCGGTTTCTGTAGCGATCTCTCTGGGGCTTATCACCCGTTCAGAATGTATCATGATCGGAAACGTGCCGCACGCACAAATATACAAGGTTTAA
- a CDS encoding hydrolase TatD, whose protein sequence is MKSPAFPITDDHIHFDPVNGRGIEAAKDFLRAGGTHIFLVSKPSWSLSVHPTCGADYQKVFDETLRVAEMVKGIGLGVHTILGVHPAEISRLTERMSLEQAVTVMKGGLDCAARYVQEGKAVALKSGRPHYEVHPDILAASNEVLAHALDLAAECKCALQIHAETGPCADVVEMAQRSKVPVERVVKHYGSPDTPLHPSLIAKHEAISQLAREKRPFTMESDYMDENSRPGAVIGPKSVPRYTNKLLKSGLITEDDCFRIHAETIEKVYGVVITVG, encoded by the coding sequence ATGAAATCACCGGCATTTCCCATCACTGACGATCATATCCATTTTGATCCGGTCAATGGGCGCGGCATAGAAGCCGCTAAAGATTTTCTCAGGGCCGGAGGGACCCATATCTTTCTGGTCTCAAAACCGTCCTGGTCCCTTTCCGTACACCCCACCTGCGGTGCCGATTACCAGAAAGTCTTTGATGAAACCTTGCGGGTTGCAGAGATGGTAAAGGGGATTGGGCTTGGAGTCCATACGATCCTTGGAGTTCACCCGGCAGAGATCAGCCGGCTTACCGAACGCATGAGCCTGGAACAGGCAGTTACCGTCATGAAAGGCGGACTTGACTGCGCTGCCCGGTATGTGCAGGAAGGAAAAGCGGTTGCTCTCAAGAGCGGGAGACCGCACTATGAGGTACACCCGGACATCCTTGCTGCATCCAATGAAGTGCTGGCGCACGCGCTCGATCTCGCTGCTGAATGCAAATGCGCACTCCAGATCCATGCGGAAACCGGACCCTGCGCTGATGTCGTGGAGATGGCACAACGCTCAAAGGTGCCCGTGGAGCGGGTGGTAAAACACTACGGCTCCCCGGATACGCCCCTTCACCCATCACTCATTGCAAAGCACGAGGCAATATCCCAGCTGGCACGCGAGAAACGACCGTTTACCATGGAGAGTGATTACATGGATGAAAATTCACGCCCGGGTGCCGTGATAGGCCCCAAATCTGTGCCCCGGTACACGAATAAGCTGCTCAAAAGCGGCCTGATTACTGAGGATGACTGTTTCCGGATACATGCCGAAACAATAGAGAAAGTGTATGGGGTTGTAATCACGGTAGGATAA
- a CDS encoding AAA family ATPase, which produces MDKTPDLQESDRTGDWSRLLKTRYKKELGEISREYPHKRSLYIDYREVERFGKAGIAMADELLENPGKVLEDVGEAIKSGQLIRIKDGKEPKGINIRFTNLPKKIAIRNIRSDDINTFVSAEGILRKTTEVRPRVVEAVFKCPAGHFTVRKQKYGKFIEPDGCATDGCTFKKLELLPKRSKFVDSQKLRIQESPEGLRGGEQPQTLDIDVTDDLSGKVSPGDRVIINGILRSMQRVVKGEKSTVFDIFLECNSIEIAEKEFEEVEISEEAENEILALSKDPMIYRMITHSVAPTIYGSEDVKQAIVLQLFGGIAKEMPDGSRLRGDIHVLLIGDPGIAKSQLLRYVVKLSPRAIYTSGQSSTSAGLTAAAVKDEFGEGRWTLEAGALVLADMGVAAVDEMDKMSKDDRSALHEAMEQQTVSIAKAGITATLKTRCALLGAANPKYGRFDMFGDIADQINMPPSLLSRFDLIFIMTDQPEQKRDLAIAEHIIKTHSVGELIAQHKKSPIPGVTQEYILQQLKPVMPDVDPTLFRKYIAYAKRTCFPMLSPEAKEALIGYYLRLRGLAEPNKAVPVTARQLEALVRLAEASARIRLSNTIEIGDAERVVHIVDACLRQVAYDAKTGTFDIDKVTTGISKEKRDIVRVIKDAIRDIGGEGRRAPIDQVIEAVSSKGFSRDKVRDGIDMLLRHGEAMEPKAGIIQLI; this is translated from the coding sequence ATGGACAAAACACCAGATCTCCAGGAATCGGACCGGACCGGGGACTGGAGCCGGCTGCTCAAAACCCGGTATAAAAAAGAACTCGGCGAGATCTCGCGGGAATATCCCCATAAGCGCTCGCTCTATATCGATTACCGCGAGGTTGAGCGGTTCGGCAAAGCCGGTATCGCGATGGCCGACGAGCTTCTCGAAAATCCCGGGAAAGTTTTAGAAGATGTCGGGGAAGCGATAAAAAGCGGCCAGCTCATCCGGATAAAGGACGGCAAAGAGCCCAAAGGCATCAACATCCGTTTCACCAATCTCCCGAAAAAAATCGCTATCCGGAACATCAGGTCGGATGATATCAATACGTTTGTCTCAGCAGAAGGTATCCTGCGGAAAACGACCGAAGTCCGCCCGCGCGTGGTTGAAGCCGTTTTCAAATGCCCTGCAGGCCATTTCACGGTCAGGAAACAGAAGTACGGGAAATTCATCGAACCCGACGGGTGTGCTACCGATGGGTGTACGTTCAAGAAACTCGAACTGCTGCCCAAACGTTCGAAGTTTGTTGACTCGCAGAAACTCAGGATCCAGGAATCCCCTGAAGGGCTCAGGGGGGGCGAACAACCGCAGACCCTGGACATCGATGTGACCGATGATCTCTCGGGAAAGGTCTCCCCGGGAGACCGGGTCATCATCAACGGCATCCTCCGCTCAATGCAGCGGGTAGTCAAAGGCGAGAAAAGTACCGTCTTTGATATATTTCTGGAATGCAATTCCATCGAGATCGCTGAGAAAGAGTTCGAGGAAGTCGAGATCAGCGAGGAAGCGGAAAACGAAATTCTCGCCCTGAGCAAAGACCCGATGATCTACCGGATGATCACGCACTCCGTTGCCCCCACCATCTATGGCAGCGAAGATGTGAAACAGGCAATTGTCCTGCAGCTATTCGGAGGGATTGCTAAAGAGATGCCCGACGGGAGCCGGCTCAGGGGAGATATCCATGTCCTGCTAATCGGAGATCCCGGTATCGCAAAAAGTCAGCTGCTCAGGTATGTGGTAAAGCTCTCTCCCCGTGCCATCTATACGAGCGGCCAGTCCTCAACCTCTGCCGGGCTGACAGCAGCAGCAGTCAAGGATGAATTTGGCGAAGGGCGATGGACCCTTGAAGCAGGAGCGCTTGTCCTTGCCGACATGGGTGTGGCCGCAGTCGATGAGATGGACAAGATGAGCAAGGATGATCGCTCCGCCCTGCATGAAGCCATGGAGCAGCAGACGGTCAGCATTGCAAAGGCGGGCATAACGGCGACACTCAAGACACGCTGTGCACTCCTCGGTGCGGCAAACCCGAAATATGGGCGATTCGATATGTTTGGCGATATCGCCGACCAGATCAATATGCCCCCGTCCCTGCTTTCGCGGTTTGACCTGATCTTTATCATGACCGATCAGCCCGAACAGAAGCGGGACCTTGCCATTGCTGAACACATCATCAAAACACACAGCGTCGGGGAACTGATCGCCCAGCATAAGAAATCCCCCATTCCCGGCGTCACCCAGGAGTATATTCTCCAGCAGCTCAAGCCGGTGATGCCGGATGTTGACCCCACCCTGTTCAGGAAATATATCGCCTATGCCAAACGCACCTGTTTTCCTATGCTCTCCCCTGAGGCAAAGGAAGCACTTATCGGGTACTATCTCCGTCTCAGGGGACTTGCCGAACCCAACAAAGCAGTCCCGGTAACGGCACGACAACTCGAAGCCCTGGTCCGGCTTGCCGAGGCCAGTGCCCGTATCCGGCTCTCGAACACCATCGAGATTGGCGATGCAGAACGGGTCGTCCATATCGTTGACGCCTGCCTGCGACAGGTTGCCTACGATGCAAAGACCGGTACATTCGATATTGACAAAGTCACTACGGGCATTTCCAAAGAGAAGAGGGATATTGTCCGGGTAATCAAGGATGCGATCCGTGACATCGGTGGGGAAGGCCGGCGCGCCCCCATCGATCAGGTGATTGAGGCAGTTTCATCCAAAGGATTCAGCCGGGACAAAGTAAGAGATGGCATTGACATGCTCCTGCGCCATGGTGAGGCAATGGAACCTAAGGCGGGGATCATCCAGTTAATCTGA
- a CDS encoding replication factor C small subunit has translation MEESHTIWIEKYRPSRLADIVGQDEIVERLSSYVKSGNLPHLLFTGSAGVGKTTAAVTLAREFFKDSWQMNFREMNASDERGIDVVRNQIKQFARTTPLGDATFKILFLDEADALTTDAQSALRRTMETYAQTCRFILSCNYSSKIIDPIQSRCAIYRFKPLGADAVKEEVRRIAGKEGLSITSGAMDAIVYIAQGDMRKAINALQGGAIISATIDEKMIYAITSTARPDEINELLDLSLNSDFDAAESVLHQLLHDRGIAPNELINQCYRALVKRDMNRNLKVQLIDHIGETDFRISEGANSDIQLEALIARFVLTAQKNQ, from the coding sequence ATGGAGGAGAGCCACACCATCTGGATAGAAAAATACCGCCCGTCCCGACTCGCCGATATCGTCGGCCAGGATGAGATCGTGGAACGGTTGTCATCATACGTAAAGAGCGGCAATCTCCCCCACCTCCTGTTCACGGGAAGTGCCGGTGTGGGTAAAACCACTGCGGCAGTCACACTGGCCCGGGAATTTTTCAAGGATTCCTGGCAGATGAACTTCCGCGAGATGAACGCTTCTGATGAGCGCGGGATCGATGTGGTGCGCAACCAGATCAAGCAGTTTGCCCGCACCACGCCGCTCGGGGATGCTACATTCAAGATCCTGTTCCTCGACGAAGCCGATGCCCTGACCACCGATGCGCAGTCTGCCCTGAGAAGGACGATGGAAACCTATGCCCAGACCTGCCGGTTCATCCTCTCGTGCAACTATTCCTCAAAGATCATTGATCCCATCCAGAGCAGGTGTGCCATTTACCGGTTCAAACCGCTGGGCGCAGATGCGGTAAAAGAGGAAGTCCGGAGAATTGCCGGCAAGGAAGGACTCAGTATCACTTCCGGGGCAATGGATGCGATCGTGTACATTGCCCAGGGCGATATGCGCAAAGCAATCAACGCGCTTCAGGGCGGGGCAATCATCAGCGCTACAATCGATGAGAAGATGATCTATGCGATCACCTCCACCGCGCGTCCGGATGAGATCAATGAACTGCTGGATCTTTCCCTTAACAGCGACTTTGACGCTGCCGAATCGGTTCTTCACCAGCTGCTGCACGATCGCGGTATCGCCCCCAACGAATTGATCAACCAGTGTTACCGGGCACTGGTCAAACGGGATATGAACCGGAACTTAAAAGTACAGTTGATAGACCATATCGGCGAAACAGATTTCCGGATTTCTGAAGGTGCGAACAGCGATATTCAGTTAGAGGCGCTCATTGCACGGTTTGTGCTCACCGCCCAGAAGAACCAGTGA
- a CDS encoding phosphoesterase, whose amino-acid sequence MKMEFIGEGPALIIEGEQRMLVVADLHFGIEADLAAHGLHFKSRSERRLERLHSIIDSTKPDALVLLGDVKHSIPSLTWQEFHEMPKILDSLRARLPLHVFPGNHDIGIERFLHEGEVQPKDGAVLDGVGYLHGHMIPSPALAGHLMVIGHHHPLFSLRDEVGCAVQTPAYLRAGIDAKDPDGKTLSGNGTPTRVLFVPSFNELAGYDILQIIKKPFSPLSRLMRKEDTEIILADGTYIGPLRALIPDEAD is encoded by the coding sequence ATGAAAATGGAATTTATCGGGGAGGGCCCGGCACTTATCATCGAAGGCGAACAGCGCATGCTGGTTGTTGCAGATCTCCATTTCGGGATAGAAGCGGATCTGGCAGCACATGGCCTGCATTTTAAAAGCCGGAGTGAACGCAGGCTTGAACGCCTCCATTCGATTATCGATTCAACAAAACCGGATGCGCTCGTGCTGCTGGGCGATGTCAAACACAGCATCCCCTCCCTGACGTGGCAGGAGTTTCACGAGATGCCAAAAATTCTCGATTCATTACGGGCGAGATTACCGCTCCACGTGTTTCCGGGTAACCATGACATCGGCATCGAACGGTTCCTGCACGAAGGGGAGGTCCAGCCCAAGGACGGGGCGGTCCTGGATGGTGTGGGATATCTTCACGGGCACATGATCCCCTCACCTGCATTGGCCGGCCACCTGATGGTAATCGGTCACCACCATCCCCTGTTCTCGCTCCGGGATGAGGTAGGCTGTGCTGTGCAGACTCCCGCTTACCTGCGGGCCGGCATCGATGCAAAAGATCCTGATGGCAAAACCCTTTCCGGTAATGGCACTCCTACCCGGGTGCTGTTTGTGCCGTCATTCAATGAGTTAGCCGGGTACGATATCCTCCAGATCATCAAAAAACCGTTCTCACCGCTCTCGCGGCTGATGCGGAAGGAAGATACCGAGATCATCCTTGCCGATGGGACGTACATCGGGCCCCTGCGAGCGCTGATTCCCGATGAAGCAGATTGA
- a CDS encoding DEAD/DEAH box helicase: MKQIELLHPKVQECIRKRGFTRLSDAQSHAIPLIVNGNHLVLIAPTGTGKTESAMFPVFNGLLSLPAGGGFKALYITPLRALNRDILSRMQWWCGELGLTVGVRHGDTPMAERRKQALHPPDLLITTPETVQALFMGKRLREHLKQVKYVIVDEVHELAGSKRGAQLAVALERLHVYAGEFQRIGLSATVGNPEEIARFLCGARPCSVVQVPVAKHLEISVKYVGDDFKHQTDVLSKALKREGSTLVFVNTRVTAEALGHALFEHGDVEVHHGSLSKEVRIDAEERFKKGEIRTLICTSSMELGIDIGRVDHVIQFGSPREVARLVQRVGRAGHQLNTISRGTIFATGFDDLLESLVIAKKAKGNDIEPVVLPRNAADVLANQVAAIAVEYGEIERSAIVDILERTALYPRCEALLEDVCRQMEEHRLIRNDGGRIITTGRARRYLSNNLSMIHDERKVPVFDMVSRRTVGTLDESFVVGWVHTGAVFITKGQLWRVLEIADGKLTVEPAKKALGELPSWEGEQIPVPFNVAREVGEMRRTRKIVDYTAGEEGIAFAEAFLSEMDKNRSLVPTDHLITLENTDDGVVCNVCAGHKANEALGRVLSILISARYGTTVGLELDAYRMLLRLPSSIRAADVRDLLLTLNPAHMSGILRLALKRTALFKWKLVQIAKKFGAIDADADYEKISIHRLLDFFDNTVVQQEAYRELLSEYMDIDTAAALVALVKQETIQVALGPHSLIGAGGLLSSRDQIPPPTADHAVIATLKRRLEQDDVVLACMNCRDWKSRTVVSRVPDQPQCPKCGARLIAALKPFDEEQYAMIRKPKKNADERAIEQRLKKNANIVLSSGKKAVIALAARGVGPENASRILGTQTEGDAFYREILKAERTFIQTHRYWS; encoded by the coding sequence ATGAAGCAGATTGAGTTGCTGCATCCAAAGGTGCAGGAATGTATCCGGAAGCGCGGGTTTACCCGCTTGTCCGATGCGCAGAGCCATGCAATCCCGTTGATCGTAAACGGGAACCATCTCGTCCTGATCGCCCCCACCGGTACCGGGAAAACTGAGAGTGCGATGTTTCCGGTCTTTAATGGCCTGCTGTCGCTTCCCGCTGGCGGGGGTTTCAAGGCGCTCTACATCACCCCGCTGCGTGCACTGAACCGCGATATCCTGTCCCGCATGCAATGGTGGTGCGGGGAACTTGGCCTGACCGTGGGCGTGCGGCATGGTGATACCCCTATGGCAGAGCGCCGCAAACAGGCGCTCCATCCTCCTGATCTCCTTATTACCACTCCTGAAACGGTTCAGGCACTCTTCATGGGAAAGCGCCTCCGGGAGCATCTCAAACAGGTAAAGTATGTAATCGTGGATGAAGTCCACGAACTGGCGGGGAGCAAGCGGGGTGCACAGCTTGCTGTTGCGCTGGAACGACTGCATGTGTATGCCGGGGAATTCCAGCGCATCGGCCTCTCGGCAACGGTGGGAAACCCTGAAGAGATTGCCCGCTTCCTCTGCGGGGCCCGGCCGTGTTCGGTTGTGCAGGTACCGGTAGCAAAACACCTTGAGATTTCGGTCAAATACGTTGGTGATGATTTCAAACACCAGACGGATGTGCTCTCAAAAGCGCTGAAGCGTGAAGGTTCCACGCTGGTCTTTGTCAATACCCGGGTGACTGCCGAGGCGCTGGGACACGCGCTCTTTGAGCACGGGGATGTCGAGGTGCACCATGGATCGCTCTCAAAAGAGGTGAGGATCGATGCGGAAGAGCGGTTCAAAAAGGGCGAGATCCGGACCCTCATCTGCACCTCATCCATGGAACTGGGGATCGATATCGGCCGGGTCGATCACGTGATCCAGTTCGGTTCCCCCCGTGAAGTGGCCCGGCTGGTGCAGCGGGTGGGACGTGCCGGGCACCAGCTGAATACCATCTCCCGGGGCACCATTTTTGCCACCGGTTTTGACGACCTGCTGGAATCCCTTGTCATCGCAAAAAAAGCCAAGGGAAACGATATCGAACCGGTTGTTCTTCCCCGAAATGCGGCAGACGTGCTCGCCAACCAGGTGGCAGCGATCGCCGTCGAGTACGGGGAGATCGAGCGCTCAGCTATTGTCGATATCCTTGAACGCACTGCGCTCTATCCGCGGTGCGAGGCACTGCTGGAAGATGTTTGCAGGCAGATGGAAGAACACCGCCTCATCCGCAATGACGGGGGACGTATAATTACCACGGGACGGGCGCGGCGGTACCTTTCCAACAATCTCTCGATGATCCACGATGAACGGAAAGTGCCGGTCTTTGATATGGTGTCCCGGAGAACCGTGGGCACGCTCGATGAGTCGTTTGTGGTTGGCTGGGTACACACCGGTGCAGTCTTCATCACCAAGGGGCAGCTCTGGCGCGTGCTGGAGATCGCTGACGGGAAGCTGACGGTAGAACCGGCAAAAAAAGCACTCGGCGAACTGCCCTCATGGGAAGGAGAACAGATCCCGGTACCGTTCAATGTTGCCCGTGAGGTTGGTGAAATGCGCAGGACCCGGAAGATTGTCGATTATACTGCCGGAGAAGAAGGGATTGCATTTGCTGAAGCGTTCCTTTCCGAGATGGACAAGAACCGGTCACTCGTTCCCACCGATCACCTCATCACGCTTGAGAATACGGATGACGGTGTGGTCTGCAATGTCTGTGCCGGGCACAAGGCAAACGAAGCGCTCGGGCGCGTGCTTTCCATCCTGATCTCTGCCCGTTATGGCACAACGGTCGGGCTCGAACTCGATGCCTACCGGATGCTCCTGCGCCTCCCCTCGTCCATCCGGGCTGCTGATGTGCGTGACCTGCTGCTCACGCTCAACCCGGCGCACATGTCCGGTATCCTGCGACTTGCCCTGAAACGCACGGCACTGTTCAAATGGAAACTGGTGCAGATCGCAAAGAAGTTCGGGGCGATCGATGCGGATGCGGATTACGAGAAGATCAGCATTCACCGCCTGCTCGATTTCTTTGATAACACCGTTGTCCAGCAGGAAGCGTACCGCGAGCTGCTCTCGGAATACATGGATATCGACACCGCTGCTGCACTCGTTGCCCTGGTAAAACAGGAAACGATCCAGGTAGCGCTGGGCCCCCATTCGCTCATCGGCGCCGGTGGACTACTCTCGTCCCGGGACCAGATTCCTCCGCCAACGGCAGATCATGCGGTGATCGCAACGCTGAAGCGCAGGCTTGAGCAGGACGATGTGGTGCTTGCCTGTATGAATTGCCGGGACTGGAAGAGCAGGACCGTTGTCTCCCGGGTTCCGGATCAACCGCAGTGCCCGAAATGCGGGGCCCGCCTGATTGCAGCGCTCAAACCGTTTGACGAGGAGCAGTATGCTATGATCCGAAAACCGAAGAAGAATGCCGACGAGCGTGCGATTGAACAGCGGCTGAAAAAAAATGCCAATATCGTTCTCTCCAGCGGGAAAAAAGCCGTTATCGCGCTTGCAGCCCGGGGGGTTGGCCCGGAGAATGCGTCGCGGATCCTAGGAACCCAGACCGAGGGTGATGCGTTCTACCGTGAGATCCTCAAGGCAGAGCGCACGTTCATCCAGACGCACCGGTACTGGTCATAA
- a CDS encoding TATA-box-binding protein (TFIID; binds specifically to the TATA box and functions in transcription) produces MADKKYESLKIENIVASGVIADSIDLIEVSKKVKNCELNTKRFPGAVYRIEKPKIASLIFSSGKVVLTGIRDKKALTDGLALIIKSLKAAGVATHAKPNVNITNIVCSYDLGKYINLNKVVITLNLENIEYEPEQFPGLVYRIKDPKIVALLFSSGKIILTGGKNMEDIKRGLDFLEQKLESIL; encoded by the coding sequence ATGGCTGATAAAAAGTACGAATCATTGAAGATTGAGAACATCGTAGCCTCCGGTGTAATCGCCGATTCCATTGACCTTATCGAGGTATCAAAAAAGGTCAAGAACTGCGAACTCAATACAAAACGGTTCCCCGGGGCAGTATATCGTATAGAAAAACCCAAGATCGCCTCCCTGATCTTTTCTTCTGGAAAGGTAGTCCTTACCGGTATCCGGGATAAAAAAGCACTTACCGATGGCCTTGCACTGATTATCAAATCCTTAAAAGCAGCCGGTGTTGCAACCCATGCGAAACCGAACGTTAACATCACCAATATTGTCTGTTCGTACGATCTCGGCAAATACATCAATCTCAACAAAGTGGTCATCACGCTCAATCTCGAAAATATCGAGTACGAACCCGAGCAGTTCCCCGGCCTTGTTTACCGCATCAAGGATCCGAAGATTGTTGCCCTGCTCTTCTCTTCAGGAAAGATCATCCTCACCGGAGGAAAGAACATGGAAGATATCAAGAGGGGACTTGACTTCCTCGAGCAGAAACTCGAAAGTATCTTGTAA